A single Symbiobacterium thermophilum IAM 14863 DNA region contains:
- the ybaK gene encoding Cys-tRNA(Pro) deacylase produces the protein MKTIAARMLDQMKIPYEIRTYEWSEEEMDAVSVARKIGLPPEQVFKTLVVRGDRTGVLVASIPGNAELDLKRLAAVSGNKKVEMVHVRELQGLTGYIRGGVSPLGMKKPYPYYLDETAQIIEQLAVSAGQRGLQLILSGPDLIRATGAKLADIAR, from the coding sequence GTGAAGACCATCGCCGCCCGCATGCTCGACCAGATGAAGATCCCCTACGAGATCCGGACGTATGAGTGGAGCGAGGAGGAGATGGACGCCGTCTCGGTTGCCCGCAAGATCGGCCTGCCGCCCGAGCAGGTCTTCAAGACCCTGGTCGTCCGGGGCGACCGGACCGGCGTGTTGGTGGCGTCGATCCCCGGTAACGCCGAACTGGACCTGAAGCGGCTGGCCGCCGTCAGCGGCAACAAGAAGGTCGAGATGGTGCATGTGCGGGAACTCCAGGGGCTCACCGGGTACATCCGGGGCGGCGTGTCGCCCCTGGGGATGAAAAAGCCGTATCCCTACTACCTCGACGAGACGGCCCAGATCATCGAACAGCTGGCCGTGAGCGCGGGGCAGCGGGGGCTGCAGCTGATCCTGAGCGGGCCGGACCTGATCCGCGCGACCGGAGCGAAGCTGGCGGACATCGCCCGGTAG
- a CDS encoding M28 family metallopeptidase produces MNGAWTYLERLTRYPHRGVGSPEEAAAAEEAAGWLRDMGYDVEIQRFRAPRDTLYIGPAVIMLGYLAAGAIAAWWQPWAGLVLAVLLLIPLVGEMSGRGLDLDLYTPKVTSQNVIARRPERGGERLTVVVSGHLDTQHATWLFHPRMARHVQTYLNVAYGSLGLMFLGLLLRAVLPAAGWPLWILAAGAVLLALHIAFLLSCAFGGGYINGANDNTTGAALTLALAEHFAAHPLPGVRFHFVLTGAEEVGTRGMKAFLRAHRYDPDSTYFINLDNLGGGTLTYLEGEGMTLYHRFGKDLVEMARIMAAERPGRVKARPNLLLPTDAMIPAAHGYQAISFLAFLEDGSLPNYHWYSDTLEKVDRELLAFTEAFLKEYIQRLAVSRIAL; encoded by the coding sequence GTGAACGGTGCATGGACGTACCTGGAGCGGCTCACCCGGTATCCCCACCGGGGCGTGGGTAGCCCGGAGGAGGCCGCCGCGGCGGAGGAGGCGGCGGGCTGGCTGCGGGACATGGGCTACGACGTGGAGATCCAGCGCTTCCGCGCGCCCCGGGACACGCTGTACATCGGCCCCGCGGTGATCATGCTCGGCTACCTGGCCGCCGGGGCAATCGCAGCCTGGTGGCAGCCCTGGGCCGGGCTGGTGCTCGCCGTGCTGCTGCTGATTCCGCTGGTGGGTGAGATGTCCGGCAGGGGCCTGGATCTGGATCTCTACACCCCCAAGGTGACCTCGCAGAACGTCATCGCCCGACGTCCGGAGCGGGGCGGCGAGCGGCTGACGGTGGTGGTCTCGGGCCACCTGGACACCCAGCACGCCACATGGCTCTTCCATCCCCGGATGGCCCGCCACGTGCAGACCTACCTGAACGTGGCCTACGGGTCGCTGGGCCTCATGTTCCTGGGGCTCCTGCTGCGCGCCGTGCTGCCGGCGGCCGGCTGGCCGTTGTGGATCCTCGCGGCGGGGGCGGTGCTGCTCGCGCTGCACATCGCCTTCCTGCTTTCCTGCGCCTTCGGCGGCGGCTACATCAACGGCGCCAACGACAACACCACCGGCGCCGCGCTGACCCTCGCGCTGGCGGAGCACTTCGCAGCCCACCCGCTGCCGGGGGTTCGCTTCCACTTCGTGCTCACCGGCGCGGAAGAGGTGGGCACACGGGGGATGAAGGCGTTCCTCCGCGCCCACCGTTATGACCCGGATTCGACCTACTTCATCAACCTGGACAACCTGGGCGGCGGCACCCTGACCTACCTGGAGGGCGAGGGCATGACGCTTTATCACCGGTTCGGGAAGGACCTGGTGGAGATGGCCCGGATCATGGCGGCCGAGCGGCCGGGACGGGTGAAGGCGCGCCCCAACCTGCTGCTTCCCACGGACGCCATGATCCCCGCCGCCCACGGCTATCAGGCCATCAGCTTCCTGGCCTTCCTGGAGGACGGGTCGCTGCCCAACTACCACTGGTACAGCGACACCCTGGAGAAGGTGGACCGGGAGCTCCTGGCCTTCACGGAGGCGTTCCTGAAGGAGTACATCCAGCGGCTGGCGGTGTCCCGCATCGCTCTGTGA
- a CDS encoding GTP pyrophosphokinase, with translation MHIGCANEVMQLMNGKQREWVETFRSQQALYQAFGQCVQQLLSHLLDEANIPINGITYRVKSVDALAEKLTRPGKDYESLIEVTDLVGVRVVTNFADDVDRVVRVIDRHFEVDLDHSEDKRPHDPHWFGYSSVHRVCLLPPAVLARPEYARFAGLRCEIQVRSILQHAWAEIEHDLGYKVAGGIPSSLRRRFSMLAGLLELADDQFMRLRDELSLYSTRVVAQMHDHPESVALDPISLETFIRRSDLVQALDEEISEMRGRPLMGPTKAVLEARVEELEHLGITNLKDLADALEQSQERVRSLARQIYRDDRRRGLPMSRGSCLSLLVQVLIGRRESLDEIRALLDRFNIGAPAARDERALLLRSMAQGLPAKR, from the coding sequence GTGCACATCGGCTGCGCAAACGAGGTGATGCAGCTCATGAACGGCAAGCAGCGTGAGTGGGTAGAGACGTTCCGGTCGCAGCAGGCTCTGTACCAGGCCTTCGGCCAGTGTGTGCAGCAACTCCTCAGCCACCTGCTGGACGAGGCCAACATCCCGATCAACGGCATCACCTACCGGGTCAAGAGCGTCGACGCGCTGGCGGAGAAGCTGACTCGCCCGGGCAAGGACTACGAGTCCCTCATCGAGGTGACGGACCTGGTGGGCGTGCGGGTCGTCACCAACTTCGCCGACGACGTCGACCGGGTCGTGCGGGTGATCGACCGCCACTTCGAGGTGGATCTGGACCATTCCGAGGACAAACGCCCCCACGACCCGCACTGGTTCGGCTACTCCTCGGTCCACCGGGTCTGCCTCCTGCCCCCGGCGGTGCTGGCCAGGCCCGAGTACGCTCGCTTTGCCGGGCTGCGCTGCGAGATCCAGGTTCGCTCGATTCTCCAGCACGCCTGGGCGGAGATCGAGCACGACCTGGGGTACAAGGTCGCGGGAGGCATCCCCAGCAGCCTGCGGCGCCGGTTCTCCATGCTGGCCGGCCTGCTGGAGCTGGCCGACGACCAGTTCATGCGGTTGCGCGATGAGCTTAGCCTGTACTCGACCCGGGTGGTGGCCCAGATGCACGATCACCCGGAGAGCGTGGCGCTGGACCCGATCTCGCTGGAGACCTTCATCCGGCGCTCCGACCTCGTCCAGGCCCTGGATGAGGAGATCTCCGAGATGCGGGGCCGGCCCCTGATGGGACCGACCAAGGCGGTGCTGGAGGCCCGTGTGGAGGAGCTGGAGCACCTGGGCATCACCAACCTGAAGGACCTGGCGGATGCCCTCGAGCAGTCGCAGGAACGGGTCCGGTCGCTGGCGCGGCAGATCTACCGGGACGACCGGCGGCGGGGCCTGCCCATGTCGCGGGGCAGCTGCCTGAGCCTCCTGGTGCAGGTCCTCATCGGGCGCCGGGAGAGCCTGGACGAGATCCGGGCCCTGCTGGACCGCTTCAACATCGGCGCACCTGCCGCCAGGGACGAACGGGCGCTGCTCCTGAGGTCCATGGCACAGGGGTTGCCGGCCAAGCGGTAG